From a region of the Constantimarinum furrinae genome:
- a CDS encoding mechanosensitive ion channel family protein, which yields MQEEVTDKITDVVKDDIWGAIKDFLNWGFSFGKEDNQIEITVGLLLLIALSFFIASLLLKLMRRLFTRKMGETDKLKFISVFKFIKYVTYIVVVFAVLSFAGVNITPFLAASAALLVGVGLALQDLFQDVIGGIFIIVDKSLLVGDIIEVDSKVGRVIDIKLRTTRAITRDDKIIIIPNHKFITDSIFNYTQNRKTTREKVSVGVAYGSDTRKVEKLLLLSVDQQKGVLKSPKPFVLFEDFGDSALMFGVYFFITDSFIDPSIKSEIRFRIDSLFRENNITIPFPQRDVHLFTNQIKEDPSSNMSVD from the coding sequence GTGCAAGAAGAAGTTACTGATAAAATCACTGATGTCGTCAAAGATGATATATGGGGAGCCATAAAGGACTTCTTGAATTGGGGTTTTTCCTTTGGAAAAGAAGATAACCAAATTGAAATAACAGTTGGTTTACTGCTGCTTATAGCTCTGTCCTTTTTTATTGCCAGCTTACTGTTGAAACTTATGAGACGTCTGTTTACCCGAAAGATGGGGGAAACAGATAAATTAAAGTTCATAAGCGTTTTCAAATTTATCAAGTACGTTACCTATATCGTTGTTGTTTTCGCAGTCCTCAGTTTTGCCGGAGTCAATATTACACCCTTTCTAGCAGCTTCCGCTGCCCTCCTGGTAGGTGTAGGATTAGCCCTACAGGATTTATTTCAGGACGTCATAGGCGGAATCTTTATTATCGTCGATAAATCCTTGTTAGTGGGCGATATTATTGAGGTTGATAGTAAAGTAGGTAGGGTGATCGACATTAAGTTACGTACAACCCGTGCGATTACCAGAGATGATAAAATTATCATAATTCCTAACCATAAGTTCATCACAGACTCTATCTTTAACTATACGCAAAACAGAAAGACCACCCGGGAAAAAGTTTCGGTTGGCGTTGCGTACGGGAGTGACACCCGAAAAGTGGAAAAATTATTGCTATTAAGTGTTGATCAGCAAAAAGGCGTTTTAAAATCACCAAAGCCCTTCGTTTTGTTTGAAGATTTTGGGGATTCAGCCTTGATGTTCGGCGTTTATTTCTTTATTACCGATAGTTTTATTGATCCCTCAATAAAGAGTGAGATTCGATTCAGAATCGATTCTTTATTTAGAGAGAATAATATTACGATTCCATTTCCACAACGGGATGTACACTTATTTACTAATCAAATTAAAGAAGATCCGTCCAGTAATATGTCGGTGGACTGA
- a CDS encoding DUF6268 family outer membrane beta-barrel protein: MMKLRLLSMVCFGLLFGTAVSQTTDLARIEYLHIPFSNSNNSIDRYRALVQAPIPLQVGSGQFLVIGLEYRNHQINIGEPVPFDPNVVKSIQNMEAYLGYTFKLNEDWRLGFKGGIRIASNLEHKIMSDDIIYLAAAYAILDKKNDKEEKPYRWIIGLNYSTTPGRSYPLPLINYYREFHPQWTYTLGVPKTNIRHYINTSKKDAFQAFVTLDNFFGNIQDNIVIQGNPVVAENISMTNVLTGIGYEHYFTEHLLLYVYGAHTIYNEFRLRDNNRETAYIIDDANSFYLRTGLKFKF, translated from the coding sequence ATGATGAAATTGCGTTTATTAAGTATGGTATGTTTTGGTTTGTTGTTCGGAACTGCGGTTTCGCAGACTACAGACCTTGCGAGGATCGAATATTTACACATCCCTTTTTCGAATTCTAACAATTCAATAGATCGTTACAGGGCATTGGTGCAGGCACCTATTCCGCTTCAGGTAGGTTCGGGACAATTTCTTGTCATTGGGCTCGAATACCGCAATCACCAAATCAATATTGGAGAACCGGTTCCATTCGATCCGAATGTTGTTAAATCGATTCAGAATATGGAAGCGTATCTGGGTTACACCTTCAAACTAAACGAAGACTGGCGCCTTGGATTTAAAGGGGGGATACGAATAGCTTCGAATCTGGAACATAAGATCATGAGCGACGACATTATCTATCTCGCTGCTGCTTATGCGATTCTCGATAAGAAAAATGACAAAGAGGAAAAACCGTATCGCTGGATCATCGGACTAAATTATTCAACCACACCGGGACGCAGTTACCCCTTGCCGTTGATCAACTATTACCGTGAATTTCATCCGCAGTGGACCTATACACTCGGAGTCCCTAAAACCAATATTCGTCATTACATCAACACCAGTAAAAAAGATGCTTTTCAGGCGTTTGTGACGCTAGATAATTTCTTCGGAAACATTCAGGATAATATAGTTATACAAGGAAACCCGGTAGTGGCTGAAAATATTTCTATGACCAATGTCCTTACCGGAATTGGATACGAACATTACTTTACCGAACATTTATTACTGTACGTGTACGGGGCTCACACCATATACAACGAGTTCAGACTAAGAGATAATAACAGGGAAACAGCCTATATTATCGATGACGCAAATTCGTTTTACCTTCGTACAGGTCTAAAATTTAAATTCTAA
- a CDS encoding ABC transporter permease, with the protein MNHLSLIIKREYLNKVRNKSFIIMTFLSPLIMVGIFTLVAYLSQLNNDKIRTISVLDESGLFADQFESTAGLTYHVLSDISLSEAKQKTQESEEYGLLYIPKTNTVEELAEAITFYSEDSPSLLVMDDIEDAIEQKANNIKLKEVGIDAETIRSLRIKIDTNLETFQGQETSKLGSGLKLIFGGAAGYLLFMFIIIYGNMIMRSVIEEKTSRIIEVIISSVKPVKLLLGKIFGTSLAGITQFLAWVILLTVFSAVITSIFNIDPSAISTPQQQMVQTDAGGMENIISEVFLEINNMPILNLIIMFVLFFIGGYLLYASLYAAIGAAVDSETDTQQFMLPILMPLILAVYVGFFTVIENPHGTVSQVFSYIPFTSPVVMLMRIPFGVPLWQQILSLVILFATFIGTVWIAAKIYRVGILMYGKKPSYKELIKWIKY; encoded by the coding sequence ATGAACCACCTTTCCCTTATAATTAAAAGAGAATATCTGAATAAGGTCCGTAATAAGTCCTTTATTATTATGACGTTTTTAAGCCCACTTATCATGGTGGGTATATTTACCTTGGTTGCCTATCTATCACAACTCAACAACGACAAGATTCGCACTATTTCAGTTTTAGATGAAAGCGGACTCTTTGCAGACCAGTTTGAGAGCACAGCCGGGTTAACCTACCATGTTCTTTCAGATATATCGCTTTCCGAAGCAAAACAGAAAACTCAGGAATCTGAAGAATACGGGTTGTTGTACATTCCGAAGACCAACACGGTTGAAGAACTAGCCGAAGCAATTACTTTTTATTCTGAAGATTCCCCGTCATTACTTGTGATGGACGATATTGAAGATGCCATAGAGCAAAAGGCAAATAATATAAAACTGAAGGAAGTGGGTATTGACGCTGAGACAATTAGATCACTTCGTATCAAAATAGATACAAATCTGGAAACTTTTCAAGGGCAGGAAACATCTAAATTAGGATCGGGACTGAAACTTATATTTGGTGGGGCTGCAGGATACCTATTGTTTATGTTCATTATCATTTACGGCAATATGATCATGCGTTCGGTCATTGAAGAAAAGACCAGCCGAATCATTGAAGTGATCATATCGTCGGTAAAACCGGTAAAACTGCTTTTGGGTAAGATCTTTGGCACTTCACTGGCAGGGATCACGCAGTTTTTGGCATGGGTCATCCTGTTGACGGTTTTCAGTGCTGTCATTACTTCAATTTTTAACATCGACCCTTCAGCAATATCAACACCGCAGCAACAAATGGTTCAGACGGATGCAGGAGGCATGGAAAATATTATTTCGGAAGTATTTCTGGAAATTAACAATATGCCCATTCTCAATCTTATCATAATGTTCGTTCTCTTCTTTATAGGAGGATATCTACTATATGCTTCGCTGTACGCAGCGATAGGAGCGGCTGTGGACAGCGAAACCGATACTCAGCAATTTATGCTTCCAATACTTATGCCATTAATATTAGCGGTTTATGTTGGTTTCTTTACAGTGATTGAGAATCCACACGGCACCGTATCCCAGGTATTTTCTTATATTCCTTTTACATCACCCGTAGTCATGCTTATGCGAATTCCCTTTGGCGTCCCGCTATGGCAACAAATTCTTTCATTAGTAATTTTATTTGCTACATTTATAGGAACCGTATGGATAGCTGCAAAAATTTATCGTGTCGGAATTTTAATGTACGGCAAAAAGCCCAGCTACAAGGAACTTATTAAGTGGATTAAATACTAA
- a CDS encoding ABC transporter ATP-binding protein, giving the protein MENLLVASNVSKNFGNFKALNDISISVPKGSIFGLLGPNGAGKTTFIRIINQITMPDIGTVVLDGEHLKPDHIRYIGYLPEERGLYKSMKVGEQALYLAQLKGLSKQDAKQKLKYWFDRLDIGDWWNKKIQELSKGMAQKIQFVVTVLHEPKLLIFDEPFSGFDPINANLIKDEILRLRDQGATVIFSTHRMESVEEMCDHIALIHKSNKILDGKLLDIKRAYKSNTFEIGLTTDTPDLVSAQLHEKFELFPASFKSINDELQYRIKIAENASANDLVNYLTSKGNLTHFVEVIPSANDIFIETVNKN; this is encoded by the coding sequence ATGGAAAACCTTTTGGTGGCCTCCAATGTATCCAAGAATTTTGGAAATTTCAAGGCCCTTAACGACATCTCAATATCGGTTCCCAAAGGCAGTATTTTTGGCCTACTGGGACCCAATGGAGCGGGAAAGACCACCTTTATCCGTATCATTAATCAAATCACTATGCCGGATATCGGAACTGTTGTCTTGGATGGGGAGCATTTAAAACCCGATCATATCAGGTATATTGGTTATTTGCCCGAAGAACGCGGCCTCTACAAGTCTATGAAGGTAGGGGAGCAAGCCTTGTATCTGGCGCAACTTAAAGGACTCTCTAAACAGGATGCTAAACAAAAATTAAAGTATTGGTTCGACAGGCTTGACATTGGAGACTGGTGGAATAAAAAAATTCAGGAATTGTCTAAAGGAATGGCGCAGAAGATACAGTTTGTGGTAACCGTCCTTCACGAACCCAAACTTCTCATTTTCGATGAACCCTTTAGTGGCTTCGATCCAATAAACGCAAATCTTATCAAGGATGAGATCCTTCGATTGCGGGATCAGGGTGCAACGGTGATCTTCTCTACACACAGAATGGAATCGGTAGAGGAAATGTGTGATCATATCGCCCTAATTCATAAATCCAATAAAATACTCGATGGAAAATTGTTGGATATTAAAAGAGCTTATAAATCCAATACTTTCGAAATTGGTCTTACCACAGATACACCCGATCTGGTTTCGGCACAATTGCACGAAAAATTTGAATTGTTCCCCGCCAGTTTCAAGAGTATTAACGATGAGCTTCAGTATAGAATAAAGATAGCGGAGAACGCTTCCGCAAACGATCTTGTGAACTATCTCACATCAAAAGGAAACCTTACACATTTTGTAGAGGTGATTCCTTCAGCAAATGATATATTCATAGAAACCGTGAATAAAAACTAA